The following proteins come from a genomic window of Oceanibaculum indicum P24:
- a CDS encoding CBS domain-containing protein codes for MSKPAVSELILHRSPIVMRDTATVLEACKIMQKHRIGAIIVVDEEKRPVGIFTGRDAVNRVLAKGLDGRRTLLSAVMTAKPDCVSPDWVTLDALRQMSDCGYRHLPVVKDGKIVGLVSRGDFRLMDQVRLDEETGYWERI; via the coding sequence ATGTCGAAACCTGCGGTTTCCGAGTTGATCCTGCACCGCAGCCCGATCGTGATGCGGGACACGGCGACGGTGCTTGAGGCCTGCAAGATCATGCAGAAGCACCGCATTGGCGCCATCATCGTGGTCGATGAGGAAAAGCGGCCGGTTGGCATCTTCACCGGGCGCGATGCAGTGAACCGCGTGCTGGCGAAAGGACTGGATGGCAGGCGCACCCTCTTGAGCGCGGTGATGACGGCAAAGCCGGACTGCGTGTCGCCCGACTGGGTCACGCTGGACGCGTTGCGGCAGATGAGCGATTGCGGCTACCGCCACCTGCCGGTGGTGAAAGATGGAAAGATCGTTGGCCTGGTCTCGCGGGGCGATTTCCGGCTGATGGATCAGGTCAGATTGGACGAGGAAACCGGCTATTGGGAACGAATCTGA
- a CDS encoding class I SAM-dependent methyltransferase, whose translation MAAVEDGMWWFRALRAGLAERLPRHAPVIRLLDAGCGTGGLLRHLATVRPDLDLHGLEYDPEAAHIAAAKSGARVTSGSVNAMPFPDASFDIIVSTDVLCHAGVDESSALAEFRRCLKPGGLLLLNLPAYQWMASAHDRHVHNVRRYTAGQARQRVAAAGFGPVQSGYWNSLLFPLMLLHRMLAARQKQDSDVSFFPPWQDRLFFTVTAVERGMARHGLTLPFGGSVWISATRP comes from the coding sequence ATGGCGGCGGTCGAGGACGGCATGTGGTGGTTCCGCGCGCTGCGTGCGGGGCTGGCGGAACGTTTGCCGCGTCATGCGCCCGTCATCCGGCTGCTGGATGCCGGCTGCGGCACCGGCGGGCTGCTGCGCCATCTGGCGACGGTGCGCCCTGACCTCGATTTGCACGGGCTGGAATACGATCCGGAAGCTGCGCATATCGCCGCCGCCAAGTCCGGCGCCAGGGTCACCAGCGGCTCGGTCAATGCGATGCCGTTCCCCGATGCCAGCTTCGACATCATCGTCAGCACCGATGTGCTCTGCCATGCCGGGGTGGATGAATCCTCCGCGCTGGCGGAGTTCCGGCGCTGCCTGAAGCCGGGCGGCCTGCTGCTTTTGAACCTGCCAGCCTATCAGTGGATGGCCTCCGCCCATGACCGCCATGTCCACAATGTGCGGCGCTACACCGCCGGGCAGGCGCGGCAACGCGTCGCGGCGGCCGGGTTCGGCCCGGTGCAATCAGGCTATTGGAACAGCCTGCTGTTTCCGCTAATGCTGCTGCACCGGATGCTGGCGGCGCGACAGAAGCAGGATAGCGACGTATCGTTTTTTCCGCCCTGGCAGGATCGGCTGTTCTTCACCGTTACGGCGGTCGAACGCGGGATGGCCAGACATGGGCTTACCCTGCCTTTCGGCGGTTCCGTCTGGATATCGGCAACACGGCCATGA
- a CDS encoding glycosyltransferase family 2 protein: MSASKASPSEAPSAPASDYPFALSIVVPVYNGADSVPALVEALSALDVPGGLEIVLVNDCSPDNSLEVCRRLAKEASIPLTVVNLARNFGEHNAVMAGLGHARGAYIITMDDDLQNPPEEVVRLWRYAHDNHYDVVYTYYAQKQHAAWRNLGSRFTNWCADILIDKPKGLYLSSFRCMSGFAARAILDHAGPFPYVDGLLMQVTQNIGRLQVTHLPRAAGRSNYTLRRLVRLFLSMFLNFSVMPLRLSTMAGIGMASLGLLGFLIVLFEALAGETPQGWASLMAVTLLLAGVQLIMLGVLGEYLGRLFLTVNRKPQFVVRDVTRSAAAEKPGEAA, from the coding sequence ATGAGTGCCTCCAAAGCAAGCCCTTCCGAAGCCCCCTCCGCGCCGGCTTCTGACTATCCTTTCGCCCTGTCCATCGTCGTCCCGGTCTATAATGGCGCGGACAGCGTGCCGGCCCTGGTCGAGGCGCTAAGTGCGCTTGATGTCCCCGGCGGGCTGGAAATCGTGCTGGTGAACGATTGCAGCCCAGACAATTCGCTGGAGGTCTGCCGCCGCCTGGCAAAGGAGGCCAGCATCCCGCTGACGGTGGTGAACCTGGCGCGCAATTTCGGCGAGCATAACGCCGTCATGGCCGGCCTTGGCCATGCCCGCGGCGCCTACATCATCACCATGGATGACGACCTGCAGAACCCGCCGGAGGAGGTGGTGCGGCTGTGGCGCTACGCCCATGATAACCACTATGACGTGGTCTATACCTACTACGCCCAGAAGCAGCATGCCGCCTGGCGCAATCTCGGCAGCCGCTTCACCAACTGGTGTGCCGACATCCTGATCGACAAGCCGAAGGGCCTGTACCTGTCCAGCTTCCGCTGCATGAGCGGCTTTGCCGCCCGCGCCATCCTGGACCATGCCGGCCCCTTCCCCTATGTGGACGGACTGCTGATGCAGGTGACGCAGAATATCGGGCGGCTGCAGGTCACCCATCTGCCGCGCGCCGCCGGCCGCTCGAACTATACGCTGCGCCGGCTGGTGCGGCTGTTCCTGTCGATGTTCCTGAACTTCTCGGTGATGCCGCTCCGGCTCAGCACCATGGCCGGCATCGGCATGGCGTCGCTCGGCCTGCTGGGGTTCCTGATCGTACTGTTCGAGGCATTGGCCGGCGAGACGCCGCAGGGCTGGGCCTCGCTGATGGCGGTCACGCTGCTGCTGGCCGGCGTGCAGTTGATCATGCTGGGCGTGTTGGGCGAATATCTGGGCCGGCTGTTCCTGACGGTGAACCGCAAGCCGCAATTCGTGGTGCGTGACGTCACCCGCAGCGCCGCCGCCGAAAAGCCGGGAGAAGCCGCATGA
- a CDS encoding DMT family transporter, with protein sequence MTLSIAALAVGILIGVAGQMLLKAGASGDTLLKQFLSPQSILGLGLYFAAAVCYMYALRKLPVSVAFPSVSLSYVIVALLAYWTMGESLGPLKLAGIAMIVGGVFLITRQA encoded by the coding sequence ATGACCCTTTCCATCGCCGCGCTCGCCGTCGGCATCCTGATCGGTGTCGCCGGGCAGATGCTGCTGAAGGCCGGCGCCTCGGGTGATACGCTGCTGAAGCAGTTCCTGTCGCCGCAGTCGATCCTCGGCCTTGGCCTCTATTTCGCGGCGGCGGTCTGCTACATGTATGCGCTGCGCAAGCTGCCGGTTTCCGTCGCCTTCCCCAGCGTGTCGCTGTCCTACGTCATCGTGGCGCTGCTGGCCTACTGGACGATGGGCGAATCGCTGGGGCCGCTGAAGCTGGCCGGCATCGCGATGATCGTCGGCGGCGTGTTCCTGATTACCCGGCAGGCGTAA
- a CDS encoding DegT/DnrJ/EryC1/StrS family aminotransferase, which produces MIPQTDPKAAYLERKAEIDAAIARVLDSGRYILGPEVEAFEQEFASFAGVRHAVAVASGTDALILALRALGVGEGDAVITVSHTAVATVAAVELVGATPVLVDVDACHGLDPEKLAATLAAWPSGAPKPKAIIPVHLYGQPAAMNEIMAIADRYGLAVLEDNSQAHGATLDGTMVGRFGRIAAYSLYPTKNLGAIGDGGIVATDDPVLTTALKELREYGWRERYVSAIAGMNSRLDPLQAAILRVKLSHLPADTARRRAIAAAYDKGLAGTEGLRLPQTRSGAVPVYHQYVVEAPGRRDALQAALREKGVGTLVHYPVPVHLQPAYKGRVPLGAGGLPRTETVALSVLSLPMFPQLADTQVVQAIQAIRDVCRQAA; this is translated from the coding sequence ATGATTCCGCAGACCGACCCAAAGGCCGCCTATCTCGAACGCAAGGCGGAGATCGATGCCGCGATTGCCCGCGTGCTGGACAGCGGGCGCTACATACTGGGGCCGGAGGTCGAGGCGTTCGAACAGGAATTCGCTTCCTTCGCCGGCGTGCGCCATGCGGTGGCGGTGGCCAGCGGTACTGACGCGCTGATCCTCGCCTTGCGCGCCCTGGGCGTGGGGGAGGGGGATGCGGTCATCACCGTCTCGCACACGGCAGTCGCCACCGTGGCGGCGGTGGAGTTGGTGGGGGCCACGCCGGTGCTGGTCGATGTCGATGCCTGCCATGGCCTCGATCCCGAGAAGCTGGCGGCAACGCTGGCCGCCTGGCCGTCCGGTGCCCCAAAGCCGAAGGCGATCATTCCGGTCCATCTCTATGGCCAGCCGGCGGCGATGAACGAGATCATGGCGATTGCCGACCGGTACGGGCTTGCCGTGCTGGAGGATAATTCCCAGGCCCATGGCGCAACGCTGGACGGCACCATGGTCGGGCGGTTCGGGCGGATCGCCGCCTACAGCCTCTATCCGACGAAAAATCTGGGCGCCATCGGCGATGGCGGCATCGTTGCCACCGACGATCCGGTCCTTACCACGGCGCTGAAGGAGCTTCGCGAATATGGCTGGCGCGAGCGCTATGTCAGCGCAATTGCCGGCATGAACAGCCGGCTCGATCCGCTGCAGGCGGCGATCCTGCGCGTGAAGCTCTCCCACCTGCCGGCGGATACGGCGCGCCGCCGCGCCATTGCCGCTGCCTACGACAAGGGACTGGCCGGCACCGAGGGGCTGCGCCTGCCGCAAACCCGGTCGGGTGCCGTGCCGGTCTATCATCAGTATGTGGTGGAGGCGCCGGGCCGGCGCGATGCGTTGCAGGCCGCCTTGCGCGAGAAGGGTGTCGGCACGCTGGTGCATTACCCGGTGCCGGTGCATCTGCAGCCGGCCTACAAGGGCCGGGTGCCGCTGGGCGCGGGCGGTCTGCCGCGCACCGAGACGGTGGCGCTGTCCGTGCTCAGCCTGCCGATGTTCCCGCAGCTTGCCGATACGCAGGTAGTACAGGCGATCCAGGCAATCCGGGATGTGTGCCGCCAGGCGGCGTAA
- a CDS encoding NAD-dependent epimerase/dehydratase family protein, translating into MTTDTDWCRDLPVVVTGGMGFIGSNLALRLEALGAQVTLIDKMLSQYGANPHNIADPIRVNRKGPPLQVIEADIGATAEIENAVAGAKVIFNIAGQTSHMDSMKDPLEDMRLNQESNLRFLDLIRRVNPTARVVFSSTRQFYGPPRYLPVDEAHPINPPDINGVHKYAAESYHMLYARIYGMRTTALRLTNVFGPRMRIRDAKQTFLGIWVRHAIEGTRFEVWGGDQMRDFSYVEDLVDALLATANSEESVGQVYNIGGCPAVSLLELAELLVRIAGTGSFERKVFPEERKKIDIGDYYCDDSPFRAATGWQPHIDLEEGLRRTIAYYRTNAEHYL; encoded by the coding sequence ATGACAACCGATACGGACTGGTGCCGTGACCTTCCCGTCGTCGTTACCGGCGGCATGGGGTTCATCGGCTCCAACCTTGCGCTGCGCCTGGAAGCCCTGGGCGCGCAGGTGACGCTGATCGACAAGATGCTCTCCCAATATGGCGCCAACCCCCACAATATTGCCGATCCGATCCGGGTGAACCGCAAGGGCCCACCCTTGCAGGTGATCGAGGCGGATATCGGCGCCACGGCAGAGATCGAGAACGCGGTTGCCGGCGCGAAGGTGATCTTCAATATCGCCGGCCAGACCTCGCACATGGATTCGATGAAGGACCCGCTGGAGGATATGCGGCTCAATCAGGAATCCAACCTGCGCTTCCTTGACCTCATCCGCCGGGTCAATCCGACGGCACGGGTGGTGTTCAGCAGCACGCGGCAGTTCTATGGCCCGCCGCGCTACCTGCCGGTGGATGAAGCCCATCCGATCAACCCGCCGGACATCAACGGCGTGCATAAATACGCGGCGGAGAGCTACCACATGCTCTATGCCCGGATTTACGGCATGCGCACCACGGCGCTCAGGCTTACCAACGTGTTCGGCCCGCGCATGCGCATCCGCGACGCCAAGCAGACCTTCCTGGGCATCTGGGTGCGCCACGCCATCGAGGGCACGCGCTTCGAGGTCTGGGGCGGCGACCAGATGCGCGACTTCTCCTATGTCGAGGATCTGGTGGACGCGCTGCTGGCGACGGCGAACTCCGAAGAATCGGTTGGGCAGGTGTACAATATCGGCGGCTGCCCCGCTGTCAGCCTGCTGGAGCTGGCCGAGCTTCTGGTGCGCATCGCCGGTACTGGCAGCTTCGAGCGCAAAGTCTTCCCGGAAGAGCGCAAGAAGATCGATATCGGCGATTATTACTGCGACGACTCGCCGTTCCGCGCCGCCACGGGCTGGCAGCCGCATATCGACCTGGAAGAAGGGCTTCGCCGCACCATCGCCTATTACCGGACCAACGCCGAGCATTACCTCTGA
- a CDS encoding methyl-accepting chemotaxis protein, producing the protein MKSLRIGFQVQLITLIAVIGFAIFTAVYLVGDQIRGGYQREADRAIEAKLLSDQIRYAFLDARRHEKDFLLYKKEESIASHAERMAAISGAIEEMQPKVSEEIRAGLPEIREGLASYDKQFRALAEAWKTIGLTDRFGLMGELRNSIDAAEEKLDEFRNHQLSAIMLMMRRYEKDFLVQVDPRLVRSIAGRFEEFQKVLERSDLYAADKEELIKRFTVYVENMQRVGDLRVQIKAAEEALQAEFARVDPMVSSLGDAVQASYEAAETQARSIADLARLIVIGAVVGIIVLSILIAALVGRAIAAPVGRMTDAMRHLADGDKEVEIPATDYRNELGEMAQALDVFRTSMIEADRLAAEQAESQRVQIERAERLQHLAQAFDSEVKDVLGSVNFALQTMIETSASMSDAAKMLNTQSSSVSTAAQQAAGNVQTVASATEELNSTFGEISDQVTMSANIAQDAVAEAKRTNEGITRLVTTADRISEVVRLIQDIAEQTNLLALNATIEAARAGEAGKGFAVVASEVKNLATQTAKATEETGQQIGDVQDSTQTVVTAIQSITQIIERMHEASTAIAAAIEEQTAATREIARNVEQAAAGTDEVTRSIAKVSESSDETEQASASVRAASEDLAEQSERLSARVESFLSDVKAA; encoded by the coding sequence ATGAAGTCCCTACGCATCGGTTTCCAGGTTCAGCTGATTACGCTGATCGCCGTCATCGGTTTCGCGATTTTCACTGCGGTTTATCTGGTCGGCGACCAGATACGCGGCGGCTACCAGCGCGAGGCCGACCGGGCGATCGAGGCCAAGCTGCTGTCCGACCAGATCCGCTACGCCTTTCTCGACGCCCGCCGTCACGAGAAGGATTTCCTGCTCTACAAGAAGGAAGAAAGCATCGCCAGCCATGCCGAGAGGATGGCGGCGATCTCGGGCGCTATCGAGGAGATGCAGCCGAAGGTGAGCGAGGAAATCCGCGCCGGGCTGCCGGAAATCCGCGAGGGACTGGCCTCCTACGACAAGCAGTTCCGCGCCCTGGCGGAAGCCTGGAAGACCATCGGCCTGACCGACCGTTTCGGCCTGATGGGCGAGCTGCGCAATTCCATCGATGCGGCCGAGGAAAAGCTGGACGAGTTCCGCAATCACCAGCTTTCCGCGATCATGCTGATGATGCGCCGTTACGAGAAGGACTTCCTGGTGCAGGTCGATCCGCGCCTCGTCCGTTCCATCGCGGGGCGTTTCGAGGAGTTCCAGAAGGTGCTGGAGCGGTCCGACCTCTATGCTGCCGACAAGGAAGAGCTGATCAAGCGCTTCACCGTCTATGTCGAGAACATGCAGCGCGTGGGCGACCTGCGGGTGCAGATCAAGGCAGCCGAGGAAGCGCTGCAGGCGGAGTTCGCGCGCGTCGATCCCATGGTGTCGTCGCTGGGCGATGCCGTGCAGGCCTCCTACGAGGCGGCCGAGACCCAGGCCCGCAGCATCGCCGATCTGGCACGTCTCATCGTCATCGGCGCGGTGGTCGGAATCATCGTCCTGTCCATCCTCATTGCCGCCCTGGTCGGGCGCGCCATCGCAGCACCGGTAGGCCGGATGACGGACGCCATGCGGCACCTGGCCGACGGCGACAAGGAGGTGGAGATACCGGCCACCGATTACCGCAACGAGCTGGGCGAGATGGCGCAGGCGCTGGACGTGTTCCGTACCTCCATGATCGAGGCCGACAGGCTGGCGGCGGAGCAGGCGGAAAGCCAGCGCGTGCAGATCGAACGGGCCGAGCGGCTGCAGCATCTGGCGCAGGCCTTTGACAGCGAGGTGAAGGATGTGCTGGGCAGCGTGAACTTTGCCCTGCAGACCATGATCGAGACCTCGGCGTCGATGAGCGATGCCGCCAAGATGCTGAACACGCAGTCCAGCTCGGTTTCGACGGCAGCGCAGCAGGCGGCCGGCAATGTGCAGACTGTAGCTTCGGCGACCGAGGAGTTGAACAGCACCTTCGGCGAGATTTCCGATCAGGTCACCATGTCGGCCAATATTGCCCAGGACGCGGTCGCCGAGGCGAAGCGCACCAATGAGGGCATCACCCGGCTGGTCACCACCGCCGACCGTATCAGCGAGGTGGTGCGGCTGATCCAGGATATCGCCGAGCAGACCAACCTTCTGGCGCTGAACGCAACCATCGAGGCGGCGCGCGCCGGCGAGGCCGGCAAGGGTTTCGCCGTGGTGGCCTCCGAAGTGAAGAACCTGGCCACCCAGACCGCCAAGGCGACCGAGGAGACCGGCCAGCAGATCGGCGATGTGCAGGATTCGACGCAGACGGTGGTGACCGCGATCCAGAGCATCACGCAGATCATCGAGCGGATGCACGAGGCCTCTACCGCCATCGCGGCGGCCATCGAGGAACAGACGGCGGCCACCCGCGAGATCGCCCGCAATGTCGAGCAGGCGGCGGCCGGCACCGACGAGGTGACGCGCAGCATCGCCAAGGTCAGCGAATCCTCCGACGAGACCGAGCAGGCCAGCGCCTCGGTGCGGGCGGCGTCGGAAGATCTTGCCGAACAGTCGGAGCGTCTCAGCGCCCGCGTCGAGAGCTTCCTGTCGGATGTGAAGGCCGCCTAA
- a CDS encoding ribonucleotide-diphosphate reductase subunit beta: protein MSVNLGYLNPRDLVGTGKVGLLTATGTYDVNRYGWAYEYWKRQQQTHWMGEEVPLGGDIKDWASDRVSDSERALLTQIFRFFTQSDVEVGDNYLKRYIPLFQPLELQMMMAAFSNMETVHIDAYALLLKTLGMPQSEFEAFRDYSEMRAKADYMHTFGVETVSDVARTLAMFGAFTEGMALFASFAMLLNFPRHNKMNGMGQIVSWSVRDESLHCEGIIRLFHEWHRETGAVTPAVRDDIIDVAKTMVGLEENFVDLAFGIGEIEGMKAEDIKAYVRYIADWRLTQLRLPTVFGCFEKTDTGYKQLTPHPLPWLVEILNGVEHANFFEQRATEYSKGASRGSWDGGNGVWARFEQMEKQRAELVS, encoded by the coding sequence ATGTCAGTAAATCTGGGTTATCTGAACCCGCGCGATCTGGTCGGTACCGGCAAGGTCGGGCTGCTGACCGCCACCGGCACCTATGATGTGAACCGCTATGGCTGGGCCTACGAATACTGGAAGCGCCAGCAGCAGACCCACTGGATGGGCGAGGAAGTGCCGCTGGGCGGCGACATCAAGGACTGGGCCTCGGATCGCGTCAGCGATTCCGAGCGGGCGTTGCTGACGCAGATTTTCCGCTTCTTCACCCAGTCGGACGTCGAGGTCGGCGACAATTACCTGAAGCGCTACATCCCGCTGTTCCAGCCGCTGGAACTGCAGATGATGATGGCCGCCTTCTCCAACATGGAGACGGTGCATATCGACGCCTATGCGCTGCTGCTGAAGACTCTGGGCATGCCGCAGTCGGAGTTCGAGGCGTTCCGCGACTATTCGGAGATGCGCGCCAAGGCCGACTACATGCACACGTTTGGCGTGGAGACGGTGTCGGACGTCGCCCGCACGCTGGCCATGTTCGGCGCGTTTACCGAGGGCATGGCGCTGTTCGCCAGCTTCGCCATGCTGCTGAACTTCCCGCGCCACAACAAGATGAACGGCATGGGGCAGATCGTCTCCTGGTCGGTGCGCGACGAGAGCCTGCATTGCGAGGGCATCATCCGGCTGTTCCACGAATGGCACCGGGAGACCGGCGCGGTCACGCCTGCCGTGCGCGACGACATCATCGACGTCGCCAAGACGATGGTGGGTCTTGAGGAGAATTTCGTCGATCTGGCCTTCGGCATCGGCGAGATCGAGGGGATGAAGGCCGAGGACATCAAGGCCTATGTCCGCTACATCGCCGACTGGCGGCTGACCCAGCTGCGCCTGCCCACCGTGTTCGGCTGTTTCGAGAAGACCGACACCGGCTACAAGCAGCTCACGCCGCACCCGCTGCCCTGGCTGGTGGAAATCCTGAACGGCGTGGAGCACGCCAACTTCTTCGAGCAGCGCGCGACGGAATATTCCAAGGGCGCCAGCCGCGGCAGCTGGGATGGCGGCAATGGTGTTTGGGCGCGATTCGAGCAGATGGAAAAACAGCGCGCGGAACTCGTCTCCTGA
- a CDS encoding ribonucleoside-diphosphate reductase subunit alpha — protein sequence MSSLAFDFDYDGNLVPQTPGGPSQSRPAQARPVQPRPVQQRPRVQPPEPDFPHQQALNLERRAPLPYPLAPRPQPSDLKLDRDRDALLTAFGKATLTDRYLLAGESYQDMFARVSCAFADDIGHAQRLYDAMSRLWFMPATPVLSNGGTTRGLPISCFLNAVPDSLDGIVRTWNENVALASNGGGIGTYWGQVRSIGEAVKGAGETSGIIPFIHVMDGLTLAISQGSLRRGSAAVYLDIHHPEIEEFLEIRKASGDFNRKGLNLHHGINVTDEFMEAVRDGGQFGLKSPKTGEVLRKVDARQLWQRILETRLQTGEPYLLYIDTVNRALPKHQQKLGLKVSTSNLCSEITLVTGQDQEEKERTAVCCLSSLNVETWEEWAEEPGFIEDVLRFLDNVLTHFIENAPSGMERATYSAMRERSVGLGIMGFHSFLQARGIPFESALAKSWNFKMFRKIRREADAASVALAEERGPCPDAHDAGMKARFSHKIAIAPTASISIICGGTSAGIEPIPANIYTHKTLSGAFSVRNRHLETMLEEKGQNTAEVWQSIVEKEGSVQHLDFLSEDEKATFRTAFEIDQRWIIDLAADRAPFICQSQSLNLFLPADIDKWDLHMLHWSAWKRGIKSLYYCRSKSISRAAFAGKLDAKAEEGETSAFDNQAPTDYEECLACQ from the coding sequence ATGTCCTCTCTGGCTTTCGATTTCGACTATGACGGCAATCTCGTTCCGCAGACTCCGGGCGGGCCTTCCCAGTCTCGTCCGGCGCAGGCGCGCCCGGTACAGCCTCGGCCCGTGCAGCAGCGCCCGCGCGTGCAGCCGCCGGAGCCGGATTTCCCGCATCAGCAGGCCCTGAATCTGGAACGCCGCGCGCCGCTGCCCTATCCGCTGGCGCCGCGTCCTCAGCCTTCCGACCTGAAGCTGGACCGCGACCGCGACGCGCTGCTGACCGCTTTCGGCAAGGCGACGCTGACCGACCGCTACCTGCTGGCAGGTGAAAGCTATCAGGACATGTTCGCGCGGGTCTCCTGCGCCTTCGCCGACGATATCGGCCATGCCCAGCGCCTCTATGACGCCATGTCGCGCCTGTGGTTCATGCCGGCGACGCCGGTGCTGTCCAATGGCGGCACCACGCGCGGCCTGCCGATTTCCTGCTTCCTGAACGCGGTGCCGGACTCGCTGGATGGCATCGTGCGCACCTGGAACGAGAATGTCGCGCTGGCCTCCAATGGCGGCGGCATCGGCACCTATTGGGGCCAGGTCCGCTCCATCGGCGAGGCAGTGAAGGGGGCAGGCGAGACCTCGGGCATTATCCCCTTCATCCATGTGATGGACGGTCTGACGCTGGCGATCAGCCAGGGCTCGCTGCGGCGCGGCTCGGCGGCGGTCTATCTCGACATCCACCATCCGGAGATCGAGGAATTCCTGGAAATCCGCAAGGCCTCGGGTGATTTCAACCGCAAGGGCCTGAACCTGCATCACGGCATCAACGTGACCGACGAGTTCATGGAAGCGGTGCGCGATGGCGGCCAGTTCGGGCTGAAGAGCCCGAAAACCGGTGAGGTGCTGCGCAAGGTCGATGCCCGCCAGCTGTGGCAGCGCATCCTTGAGACCCGCCTGCAGACCGGCGAACCTTATCTGTTGTACATCGACACGGTGAATCGCGCCCTGCCGAAGCATCAGCAGAAGCTGGGGCTGAAGGTTTCCACCTCCAACCTGTGCAGCGAGATCACCCTGGTCACCGGTCAGGACCAGGAGGAGAAGGAGCGCACTGCCGTGTGTTGCCTGTCCTCGCTGAATGTCGAGACCTGGGAGGAGTGGGCCGAGGAGCCGGGCTTCATCGAGGATGTGCTGCGCTTCCTCGACAATGTGCTGACCCATTTCATCGAGAATGCGCCCAGCGGCATGGAGCGCGCGACCTATTCGGCGATGCGCGAGCGCTCCGTCGGGCTTGGCATCATGGGCTTCCATTCCTTCCTGCAGGCGCGCGGCATTCCGTTCGAGAGCGCGCTCGCCAAGTCCTGGAACTTCAAGATGTTCCGCAAGATCCGCCGCGAGGCCGACGCCGCCTCGGTGGCGCTGGCGGAAGAGCGCGGGCCGTGCCCGGACGCGCATGATGCCGGCATGAAGGCGCGCTTCAGCCACAAGATCGCCATCGCGCCGACCGCCTCCATCAGCATCATCTGCGGCGGCACCAGCGCCGGCATCGAGCCGATCCCGGCCAACATATACACCCACAAGACGCTGTCCGGCGCGTTCTCCGTGCGCAACCGCCATCTGGAGACGATGCTGGAGGAAAAGGGCCAGAACACCGCCGAGGTGTGGCAGTCCATCGTGGAGAAGGAAGGTTCGGTCCAGCATCTCGATTTCCTCAGCGAGGACGAGAAGGCGACCTTCCGCACCGCCTTCGAGATCGACCAGCGCTGGATCATCGACCTGGCGGCCGACCGTGCGCCCTTCATCTGCCAGAGCCAGTCGCTGAACCTGTTCCTGCCGGCCGACATCGACAAGTGGGACCTGCACATGCTGCACTGGTCCGCCTGGAAGCGCGGCATCAAGAGCCTGTATTACTGCCGCTCCAAGTCGATCAGCCGTGCCGCCTTCGCCGGCAAGCTGGATGCCAAGGCGGAGGAGGGCGAGACGTCGGCCTTCGATAACCAGGCCCCAACCGATTACGAGGAGTGCCTGGCATGTCAGTAA